The nucleotide window AGATTGCTGCCTCCTCCGAGAATGAATCGCGGGGTTTCCGGATGCAGCGTCCGCCAGAAGGAACTCAGCTCCTCGATGTCGCGAAACGAAACGAGCCAACGCGCCGGTCCCCCGATTTTCAGGGTTGTCCGGTCCGCCAGCGCGACCTGTTCGCGCATGTGTCCGCTCCGTCCGGGTGGCGGTGGCACGGGGGATGGCATGACTCAGCGCTCCCGGATCCAGGATCCGGCGTAATCCCGGGCGCGGTGGGTAATGGATCCGGCCCCGAGGAAGACGACGACATCGCCCGAATCGAGCAAACCTTCCATCGCCTCGCGCCAGTTTTCCCCTCCGGGCAGGGCCAGCGCCGGAATGCCGCTGTGTTCCTGGATCCCCTCGATCAGCGGGGTTCGTTCTCCCTCAGGGAAAAACTCGGGTGGCGGACGTTCCCCGGCGGAATGGACCCGATCCACCAGAACCAGGCCGGCATGACGGAAGGCGCGCAGAAATTCGTCGAACAGGTTCATCAGGCGGCTGTAACGATGTGGCTGAAAAACCGCCACGATCCGGCGTTCGGGTGGGTAGACATCCCGGGCCGCCGCGAGCGTTGCCATGATTTCGGTGGGATGGTGGGCATAATCATCGATTACCGAACGTTCGGGCCGGTCCAGAAGGATGTCGAAACGTCTTTGAACCCCCTTGAAATGGTTCATCGCCGTGACGATGACCGGCCATTCGATGTCCAGCTCCAGCGCAACCGAGATCGCCGCCAGTGCATTGAGTATGTTGTGCCGTCCCGGCTGCGCCAGTTGCAGTTCGCCCAATTCGGTCATGGATCGGGTCACGGGGGTTTTGCGCAACACGGTGAAGGTATTGCGATGATCCTTTCTTCCGATCCGCACCGCCTGCAAATCGGCTCCGTCCTCGAAACCATATCCGATGATTCTCTTGTCCGCCAATCGCGACAAGAGCGCACGGGTTTCCGGATGGTCGCGGCACAGCACCCCGAGGCCGTAGAAGGGAATCTTTTCCACAAACCCATGAAACGCGCTCCTCAGCGCCTCGACGGTGCCATAGTGTTCCATGTGTTCCGGTTCGATATTGGTGACCACGGCGATGGTGGGAAACAATTTCAGAAAGGTGCCATCGCTTTCGTCCGCCTCGGCGACCAGAAAATCGCCGCTTCCCAAACGGGCGTTGCTGTTGAGTGCCTTGACGATTCCTCCATTGACGATGGTCGGGTCCATCCCCGCTTCCCCCAGGAGCGAAGCGATCATCGAGGTCGTCGTCGTTTTGCCATGGGTACCGGCGATGGCGATGCCATATTTGATCCGCATCAGTTCCGCCAGCATTTCGGCCCGTTTGGCCACTGGAATATTGTAGTTTCTGGCAGCCTGGATTTCCGGATTTTCCTGGCCGATCGCGGATGAATGGATGACGACATCGGCGCCCTCGACGTTTCGGGCATCGTGTCGGGAATGGATGACCGCCCCGAGTTCCTGGAGGCGGTGCGTCCGGGCGTTGCCCGCCGGATCGGATCCCGAGACCTGATATCCCAGGTTGATCATGAGTTCGGCGATGCCGCTCATGCCGATGCCACCAATGCCGACAAAGTGGAGTTTGCGAATTTTTTCGTACATGTGCCTGACCAGACCGTGGCAGAGTAAAAGCCATATCCTGACTTTTTTTAATCCAGACGTCCAGGTTGTTGTTCAATTATTTTTCAATTCATGGTCGATGTGCTTGTCGTTGATCAATTTTTTCTCCCCATGGCCCGTGTTTCCCCCGCGTCCCCGATGGGGGACTGTACAGGGGTAATGAGGTTCTGGTATCATGCGCCAATTATTGGGCGTGTTTGTTGTTTCTAAATATAATTCATTGGATTATAAAGAAATATGAGCCACATCTTCGGTGCGGGGAGTGCGTATTGTTCACCGGTCCGCCAGAGTTGGTCCCAGGGCCCATCCATTCCTTCTGGCCTCCCTTCCCCCGTCCCGAAGGGGCCTTGTTGCTGGCGATGCAGTGGCAGTTCGAGCAGGGGGAACGGTTGGCTCCCGAGTTGTTGCGGCAGAGGGTGTCGCGGCAGTTGGCGGTTCTGGTCCGTTTCGCCTTCAAGGAGGTCCCTTATTATCGGGAGCGTTATGTGCGCGAGGGATGGCGCTGGGACCGCCTGCCGCGTCGGGTCGAGGACTGGTCTTCGCTGCCCATCCTGTCTCGGGAGGGGTTGTTGCAGGCGGGGACAGCGATGATCGCCGGTCGTCGCCCTGCCGGGCACGATCGGGGCCATCCCATGAAGTCCTCGGGCTCCACCGGTCAACCGGTCGTGGTGCAACGCAACAATGTCAAGGACCTTGTCTGGCAGGCGATCACTCTGCGGGAGCATTTGTGGCATCGACGGGATTTTTCCGGAAAGATGGCAACGATCCGCAAGATGGACCATCCCGATCTGGGGCGTCCCCCTCATGGCAGTCTGCTGTCCAACTGGGGGGCCCCGGTTGCCCATGTGTTCCGTGGCGGACCCATGGCGGTATTGGACATCGCGACCGCCTCCATCGCCCAACAGAGGGAATGGCTGTTGCGTGAAAATCCCGACTATCTTCTGACCTATCCGACCAATGCCCATGCCCTCGCCCGGGAATTCATCGATCTGGGGTTGCGGCTGCCGCGCCTGCGTCAGGTGCGCACTCTGAGTGAAACGCTGACCGGGGAAACACGAAAATTGTGTCGCGAAGCCTGGGACGTCGCCATTGTCGATACCTACAGCGCCAATGAAGTGGGTTACATCGCCCTGCAATGCCCCGATCATGAGCGCTATCATGTCCAGGCGGAGAATGTCTGGGTGGAAATCGTCGATTCACAGGGCGCCCCCTGTGTCCCGGGAACGGTAGGACGGGTGATCGTCACCGATCTGAACAACTTTTCCTCGCCACTCCTGCGCTATGACACCGGCGATTGGGCCATACCTTCCGACCCATGCCCTTGTGGCCGCGGTTTGCCGACCCTGGAACGAATCATGGGGCGCAGCCGCAACATGCTGGTTCTTCCCTCGGGGGAACGACGCTGGCCCATGATGCGTCCCAGCCTGTATCGCGAGATCCTTCCCCTGAAACAGATTCAGATGGTTCAACACACGCCAGTCCGACTCGAAGTCCGGTTGGTGGTCGATCAACCTCCCGGTCCGGCTGCCGAGGACCGGCTGCGGCAGGCAATCGTGCAAACTTTGGGATACGGGTTCGACATCGAGTTCCAATATCGGAAGGAACTTATCCGCTCGCAACGGGGCAAATTCGAGGAGTTCGTTTCTCTTGTGGAGGAATCCGCCTTTAAACCAGGTACCTGATTCTTGGTACCATTTTTGTCAATGGCTGGTCCAGCGTGGGAATCAAGAAAGCAAGTGAAAACATTGACGAACAATATTCCTCTGGGGCGATTTCTTCCCTGGATTTTCTTTTCCGCCGTCGTCGGGGTATCGATGACGGTGGCGACGCTCAATCATCTGGCTCTGACCCCTTCCTTCGAAAAAATGGCCGCAACGGTCATGACCCGGGTGGGGCGGGAAACTGCGGGAAACACGAAAAACTTTCTCGACACCGCGGCGCGATCGGTGCGGTTGATCGCCGGTCTCCTGGTCCGGGACCATGTCGAAGGATTGACCCGGGAACGGTTCAACATGGTGACCCGGGGGTACCTGATGGAGCATCCGCACGTCAGCCTGATCTACCTGGGAGATCGAAATGGAAACAACTGGTTGAACAAACGGGAACACGACGGGACGTTGCGGACACGCATTCTGCGTCGGTTGGACGATTCGGAAGTCTCGCGAGCGATCGTCGCCGAGGCGATGTCCATGCCGGTGGTGACCGACGAGGAAAAACAAAAGGTTGCGGTCCGGATTTCTTCCATCCTTGAAACAAAATGGTTTACCCAGGACGATGCGGGTCAACTCAGGGAAAGCGAAACGGCCCCTTATTTTGCGTTTGATCCACGACTGCGCCCCTGGTACCAGGGGGCACAGCGGAGCGGTGGGTTGTTCTGGACCGATGTCTATACCTGGGCGGAACATTATCAGGGGACGACAACCACCCAGATCGGAATCACCGCCTCGATTCCGATGGAATTCCAGGGAGAACGGCGGGGGGTGGTCGGGGTTGACATCGGCCTGAAGGACATGTCCGATTTCTTTTCCGGCCTCAAGGTGACCGAACATGGACGGGCGTTCATGGTCGATGGCGCTGGTCGCCTGGTGGCGGTGGCCAATTATGACGAAATGGTGGCGAAAAACGAGAATGGATCGATCGAACGGATCAAGGTGGTTGACTCCAGGGACCGGGCGATGGCCATCGCGTTTGCGACCTTTGGCGAACAATTGAACGCCGATGGGAAAACAATGGCCGATTTCAAGGGGGAAACACTGTTCACCATTGCGGTGGACGGAGAAGAACAGTTTGTCTTCATCCGATCTCTCGATTCGGGCCATGAACTGCCGTGGTTTATCGGCGTGGTCGTTCCGGTGGACGATTTTCTCGGGCAGGCGCGGACGCAACTGAGCGTCAGTCTGGGCATTTCTTTTCTGTTGTCTTTGGTCATGGGAATCGGAGCGATGGTGCTTGGACGCATGATCATCCGTCCGATCGAAAAACTGGTCGCCGCCAGCCGCAAGGTCGGGGCGTTGGATCTGGATGCCTTCGAAACCATGGGAACCCGGTTTCTCGAGCTGGAGATCATCAACAGGCAGTTTCGGGAAATGAGGGACAATCTGTTTCTGGTTTTACGCCAGATTGTCGATACCGTGCAATCGTTGCGCGAGGCCTCGGTCAAACTTTCGGAACTTTCTCCGGCGCTTGTGACGCATGTGGATCGGATGGCCGATTTGTCGCTGGCCAGTGCCCAGGTCGCCCGTCGTTCGAGTGAAGCCATGGTGGCGATTTCCGGTTCGGTCACGGCCATGAACGTGGAGATGACCTGTTCCAATCAGAGCATGGATGCGGCGCGCGGCAGCGTCGATTTTCTTCATGAGCGGATGGAAGAACTGGTGGACGGCATCCGGATGGTGACCCACCTTCTGGAGTCGGGAACAGAAGAATTGTCGGCGATTCAAAGGGATGCGGCAGAGAGTGCCGTGGCGTCGCAAACCCTGGTGACAGGCTTCACCGAGCTTGAGAAAAACTCCCAGACCATTCACGCCCTGGGTCAGAGTGCCACCCTTCAGGCGCGGGGGGCCCATGCCAAGGCGGAAAAGCGGATGGATTCCATTCATCGGCTTGGGGCGGCGATCCAGGAAATCGGTCAGGTGATGGCTTCCATCCGCGACATCGCCGATCAGACCAACATGCTGGCTCTGAATGCGGCCATCGAGGCGGCGGGGGCGGGTGAGTCGGGGAAGGGGTTTTCGGTCGTTGCCAACGAGGTCAAGGATTTGTCGCGCAAGACCCATCAGGCGACCGTCGAGATCGATCGCCATGTCGATGGCATCGCCGATATTTTTTCCGAGCTGGAAACCTTCGTTCGCGAATTGATGGCGGGTCTGGGCGGGATCGATCGGTCAAACAACAGTATTTTCAAGGCACTGGAAGAGTTCAACATGCGGATGGCCACCATGGCGGGATCGGTGGGGAGCCAATCTCGGGTATTCAACCAAATCTCGGAACGTCTGACCGGACATGCGACCGCGCTGGCGAGAGAAAATCCAAGATTCCAGGAATTGTCGCACCATGTGGCGGAGATCCGGGAGCATGTGGCCAATGTCGTCCGCCAGACGGGTGACATATCCGCCAACCTGGGACGGGTCGTCATGGCAAGCGATGCCATTGCCGCGAATGTGGTCATGGTGACCAGCGACATGGAACGGACCGCGACCGACATGGAACAATTGAAGGAAACGACGGAGATCATTCGTTCCTTCAGCGGCAACCTGAGCTACGAAACCGAAAAAAATCGCCGACACGACGATGGACCTGGAAAATACCGCATCGCGGTTTATCGTTTGAGGGACGAACAGACCCAATGCCATGGATTAACCATCGCGGATTGTCAATCCTTCGAGTTTTTGCATGTCAATACGCCCAAGATCCGACTTTATCTTCTCGGCGACATAATGAACGAGGTGGTAAGGGAAATGACCAGAGCGTACCAACTCAAGTTGATCATTGCGAATCCTCACGATCGTGCCTGAGTCTTGGTACAGTATCCGACCATTTCCTATGGTCATGTTCACCTCAGGAATCAACGGCGCCAGATCTTCTTCCCTTCGTATGCTTGGTTCCTCGGAACGATTGGCGGATGTGATCGCGATTGGAAAAGAGAGCGTTTGAATCAAATACCAAGTAACAACACCGGGATAGGAGAGCATCATTACTTCTTCGGTATTTCCAGAAATCCATTTTGGAATGCATTCTTTTTGGGGGAAAATGATATTCAAGGTAGAAGGCCATAATAGGTCGATCAAGCGACGGCCAAACAGTGATATTTCCGCATAATCAATTGCAGTAGCTTTGTCTACAAGAATTCCGATAGGTTTGTCCATAGCGCGGCGCTTGATACTCCGAATACGGGCGACAGACGTTTCATTAAATGCATGGCAACAAAGGCAGTAGGAGGTATCAGTTGGGAGGAGTACTACGCCTCCTTGTATGATACATTGAGCTGCCTGTTGAACGGATTCTGTTGTTGGTTTGTAAATCATTTATTGTTCCATTTCATGAAGTGAAACGAAGATATTTGGAGGTTTCCCGCCTAATACGAACTTCACTACCGGACACTTTTTTAGGAAAAAAAGTGGAAGTTCCTAAATTTGATTGATTTTTCTAAATTATTAATGAAACTCATGGCTATAAATTACCCCACCTCAGGAGATCTGGCCATGTGCGATAATGCGAAGAGATTTCGTGCCGTCAGGAGCCAACTTGCCAAGGCCCATCCAATCCAACCGAGGGGAAATTTTGCGCGACATTTAGACACGCTTGCCGGGTTGGTAAGTGGTATCGTTGGCAGCAAGAGCGTGAATCTGCCAAAGGTGGCATTGGAGGTGCCAGATGGCAACAAGCCATCCAGTCGGGAGAAGAAGTTTTGTCGATTGATAGACAATCAAAGTATTGATTTTGAAAGATATTTCTTGCCATATGTTAAGACTATGCTCAGCAATCTTGGGGGAGAAATTTTGGTTATTGCCATTGATGGAAGTACTGTTGGCCGAGGTTGCATAACCTTGATGGCGAGCGTAATTTTCCAAGGCCGTTCTTTGCCAATTGCTTGGCTTGTAG belongs to Magnetococcales bacterium and includes:
- a CDS encoding UDP-N-acetylmuramate--L-alanine ligase; this encodes MYEKIRKLHFVGIGGIGMSGIAELMINLGYQVSGSDPAGNARTHRLQELGAVIHSRHDARNVEGADVVIHSSAIGQENPEIQAARNYNIPVAKRAEMLAELMRIKYGIAIAGTHGKTTTTSMIASLLGEAGMDPTIVNGGIVKALNSNARLGSGDFLVAEADESDGTFLKLFPTIAVVTNIEPEHMEHYGTVEALRSAFHGFVEKIPFYGLGVLCRDHPETRALLSRLADKRIIGYGFEDGADLQAVRIGRKDHRNTFTVLRKTPVTRSMTELGELQLAQPGRHNILNALAAISVALELDIEWPVIVTAMNHFKGVQRRFDILLDRPERSVIDDYAHHPTEIMATLAAARDVYPPERRIVAVFQPHRYSRLMNLFDEFLRAFRHAGLVLVDRVHSAGERPPPEFFPEGERTPLIEGIQEHSGIPALALPGGENWREAMEGLLDSGDVVVFLGAGSITHRARDYAGSWIRER
- a CDS encoding phenylacetate--CoA ligase family protein, with the protein product MFTGPPELVPGPIHSFWPPFPRPEGALLLAMQWQFEQGERLAPELLRQRVSRQLAVLVRFAFKEVPYYRERYVREGWRWDRLPRRVEDWSSLPILSREGLLQAGTAMIAGRRPAGHDRGHPMKSSGSTGQPVVVQRNNVKDLVWQAITLREHLWHRRDFSGKMATIRKMDHPDLGRPPHGSLLSNWGAPVAHVFRGGPMAVLDIATASIAQQREWLLRENPDYLLTYPTNAHALAREFIDLGLRLPRLRQVRTLSETLTGETRKLCREAWDVAIVDTYSANEVGYIALQCPDHERYHVQAENVWVEIVDSQGAPCVPGTVGRVIVTDLNNFSSPLLRYDTGDWAIPSDPCPCGRGLPTLERIMGRSRNMLVLPSGERRWPMMRPSLYREILPLKQIQMVQHTPVRLEVRLVVDQPPGPAAEDRLRQAIVQTLGYGFDIEFQYRKELIRSQRGKFEEFVSLVEESAFKPGT